DNA from Sinorhizobium numidicum:
TACTGCCGGAATCCTGAATTTAACCGCGTAGCTGTCGGGGTCCGCCAGTAAAAGAGGAAGGGGTTCGCAGCACCAGGCTTTTCCTATCGTGGTAATCGTAGGCACTTGGAAACCGAGCGCTCGTTTGTTGGCTGCTTTCTCAAAAAAAAACAGGTACAGGACATTGTCCTCTACAAGGCGCGAAAGCGGAGCACCCTGAATATTGCAGACTCACGGTCCACCGTCAGCCGAACCTTAGATAGGAGGTGCTGCCATGGAAAGATTGCCTGAGGCAGCACCGTCTCGCCGGCGTCTTTAGCGCAACGGCGATGGCCATTGCTCGGGTGAGTTGGGGAGGCTCTGATTTTTTTCGATCGCATTCGTCGAATTTGCTGCACGTTCAGTCGGAATGCGATTTTGGTCAGCACTTTGGGGACAGCCAACCTTGCACTCGCACGCACCATTGAGCACGAGGCCATGAGCAGGGAAACTTTACACGGATGACGCATATTTTATTCAGCCGACGCTCCTGCACGCTCGAGGATCCGGCGTCGTTGCCGCAGCGCGCTACGCAGTAGCTCGGTTTGGTCGGTCGCGGTCAATCGCCCGTCTTTCATGACCACTCGCCCATCGATCATAACTAGATCAACCGGTATTTGCGATGATGAAAGTGCAAGCAGTGCCCCTGCTTGCTCCAATGCGGTATGGGTGATGTCTTCAACTGCCCGCACGACAATGTCTGCGCGCTTGCCCACGGCTAACGTTCCGAGTTCATCGGCATATCCGATGTTACGTGCAGCGTTGGCAGTTTGCATATAGAACGGTTCCGCGTCGTCGAGGCGGTGTCCAACCGAGGCTGACAGGAGCAAGCTTGCCATGCCCGCCGTCCCCAGAGGATGATACATCGTGGTGTCTATGCCTAGGGAGACACACACGCCGCGGTCAATCAACCAGGGGAGACGGCAATGGTCCTGTGGATGCACCGCTCTATGCAGAGCATTGTTCGGGCACCAGGTAATACCCGGCCGGTTTTTCACGACAAGCTCCGCATCGGCGTCGCTCATCACGTTCATGTGGCTGAGGGTTGTTCTCTCAGTTAGCGCTCCCAGCCTGTGGAGCCGCTGAACGCCCGAAATCCCATACTTAGCGTGCTCGAATTCCTGCCACTGGCGTACAAAGCCCTGGTGCTGATTAAAAAGAACTCCTGCCTGTCGGGCGAGATCGCTCGCATCACGAGTAAGCGCATCCGTCGCAGAGCACTCGCCGTAGAGGCAGACATATCCGGTAACTAGCGCGTCCTTGTCCGCATTTCTTGTCAGCTCGCGCTCAAGACGTCTGATGACGGCGGCCCGGTTAGCCGGCGCTCGCTCCATCAATCGCTTGGTTATCGTAGCCGGCGCGAGGCTCTCAAAGATGCTTACATCGTCCCAACCAAACGGCGCGGAAACCATCCCGCGCATCCCGATCCGCTGCAGCGCAGCCGCGAATGCATCGGTCTCGAACACCGTTCCCGCTTCCATGAAGCACGTATAGCCTCTGCGCAACAATGCAACAGCAGCCGCAGCGGTCAGCGCGTCTGTGGATTCGTCGTCGGTCTGTACCTTAACGTCGGCATACGAAAACTTTGAAGCAGACGCCTTGTCGATGGAAACTGGAAGGCTATGCAGTCCAAGCGAGATTGCGTGAACGTGTGTATCGATCATACCAGGGTGAACGATTGCCCCGCCCACGTCTGTTACGCTTTCAGACTGATACCGCTCCTGCAAGGAACGAGCATCCCCAATGGCGACGATTCGGTTGCCGTTCACAGCGATTGCGCCGTTATTGAGATGGGGGGAGGCACGCTCGCCAGTAAAAATCTCACCGTTGACAATCAGATGATCGACCTGTTGCTTTACTGACATGACTTCTCGAATCCTCTCCGGTAAACCTAATATTCCCGCGAAGAGCCTGGTACGAATCTAGGTAAATGCATCTGGTGCGATCCAAACTCGGGCAAAATCGCTAAGACAGGGAACCGCAGCTAGAGTGGTTTGAACAGAGTGCAACCGTTATTCCGAATAGTGATTCTTTATGCTACGATCACTTGACAGGCGCGCGCGCAAAAATAGCGAGCGATATGTCGGACATCCGGCGATCCGTTGACATGAAAGCCGCATCTCATATAGGATTCTCTGTCAAACAAACATAATAAAACCGAGGTGGAACGTCATTGTCTACCGGCTTCATCCCCCGGAACCCATTGAGGGTTAGTCGCGCTGCCCGGTTGCTCCATAAGGATCTTGGATGATCGGGACAGATGAGTTTGTTCGGCGCCTCAATCAGGGGAGCCGATTTCAAGTCCAGCGGACCAATGACGCCGCGGGTGCTTATCGGCTTCTGCCGCCTTCAGAGAACGCCTCCGGCCACGTAGACGGATATTTCGACTATCAGAACCTTAGTTTAACAATTCGCAAGTTGCAGGCCCGAGACGAATTCTTTGATGACGAGTCGGGCTTAGGACGTCTAGTGTTTCTCCTTCACTTGTCCGGATCGCGGCGGGTAGAGCTTGGGTTCCATAACCATGAACTATCCAGGCCCACGCTAGCCGTCTACTATCAGCCACGGGGACTCGTAAAGCGAAGTGTTTGGAGTAGCGGCTCTAACGAGTTGTCGCTGTCCGTTGGCATTTGGCCGAAACGACTGAACTCGCTTTTTGGCTTCTATCCACCGTGTTTTCCAAGATTCTCGGGGCAACACGAAGGGTCTCAAGCATTTTGGTATTCTCGCCCGCTCCCCTATAGCGTGATGTCAGCGGCCGAGCAGTTGCTCAGCCCTAGCATTCATCCACAGCTGTCGAAATGTTACATAGCAGTCAAATCGCAGGAACTCCTCTGTCTCAGTGTCAGCGCCCTTCTTTCCGATGGCCAATTCCTTTCCCGTGCTGATCTGAGAGCAGATCGCGTAGAGCAAGTGAAAACAATGGTGGACGCAAATCTGAAAGCACCGCCTTCTCTGTCGAGTATTGCATCTGCATTTTGCTTGCCCGTGGAGGAACTTTCAAACGAATTCCGATTGGAGACGGGCATGACATTTGCGCAGTATACCACGGAACGCAGAATGAAGCGCGCGATGATAATGCTAGAAAGCGGCGCAATCCCGTTGAAGCAGGTAGCTTTCGAGGTCGGGTACAGTCACAGTTCAAATTTCTGCACAGCATTTAAACGCCATTTTGGCTCGACACCAAAGGACGTGCGCGGATAGTGCAGTCCGTTAACCGCTGGTGGCTCTGCGAGCAAGGCAACCCTGCAGTTCCCAGCGTTGACCGTGGAAAATGCCCACGTGAGGGAGCATTTGCCACGGACGAAAGCACGTTCTCTCAGTTCGACGAACGCGGAATGTCATAGCACACACAGGGCGTGCCAGTCTTGAGCTCGGACACCGCACTCGAGGGCGTTTGGAGCATTTGGAGCATGGAGCCGGGTAAGCATCCGGCAAAAACCGCAGCCTGAAGGACTTTCAGATTTTTCGGCATGATTTGCGGGTCCACTTTGCTGGCACATCATCGACGGCTTTGTTGAGCTCGGCGAAGTTTGCCTTGTCGGGATCGTAATCCTCGCTGCCCCACCACTTGACGAGCTCGGCGTGCCGCCCGTGGGTCGGATCGGCGAGCGCCTCGCGGAACTCCTGATAGCCCCATGGCCCGCTGATGTCCTCGGGAGGGCAGCGTCCGGTTGCTTCGAGGAGCATTGGCTCTGCAAGGCCGATGACGGGGAAGGTGCGCTCGATGTTGATACTGTGCGTCCAGCCGTCGCCAAAGTCGTAAAGGTACTTGAACGATTTCGCGGCGATGTCTTCGATTGCCGCCAGCAGCGAGATCTTGCGCGCATCGAGCGGGCCATCTCCCCAGTCCTGGTCAGCCGGACCAAAGCCGACGTCGCGGATGCGGAATTCGTAAAGGTGGCTGTTGCTCCAGCCCATCGCCGCCTGCAGCACCTCATGAAGGCGAGGGAGCTTGATGCGGAACGGCACCACAACGCGCCGCATCACCGTCGGTTCGACATGGTCGAGGGTGACCTTCAGGCGTACCAGAGAAGCCGGCATCTTTAGGCTGCCAGCATGTGTGCCGCCGGCGACGCGCTCTTCCAGTTCCAGGGCAAGAGCTCATCGAGCCGATGTGCGGGATAACCGGCAATGCGGTGAAGCACGTCGGCGAGCCAGGCTTGCGGACCGACGTCGTTCATTTTGGCCGAGACAATCAAGCTGTACATGGCGGCGCGCTGGCCACGCGGTCCGATCCGGCGAACAACCACGATTTCCTGCCCAGCGCTATGCCGCGCAGGGCGCGTTCGGCGGCATTGTTCGAGAGACAGACACGCCCCGTCGTCGAGGAAGAGGGTGAAGGCAGACCAGCGTTTCAGCAGGTAATCGAAGGCCTTGGCGAGATCATCGTTGCGAGACAGCTTGGCACGATGAGCCTTCATCCACGCTTCCAGGCCGAGAACCAGAGGCAGGCTCCGCTCCTGACGAACGGCCTTTCGGACCTCCGCGCGCTGACCGTTGATCTCGCGCTCGATGTCGAACAGGGCATCGATCCGTTGCACCATTTCCAGAGCGATCGGCGAGATGACGGCCGGCGTCTTGCCCTGGCTTTTCGGCGCGCATTCGCCTCGACGTCGGCCATCGCAAAAAAAGACCGCCTCGCATGGACCAAGCAGGCTGCTTCCGTTACCGGGCCGGGCCGTCGATCCGGAAGATAGAGCTTGGTGTAGCCGGTATAGGCGTCCGCCTGCAGAATGCCGCTACAGCCGGCGAGATGCGCCTGCGGGTGCTCGACCTGACGATTGAGCGGCAGATGCTGGCCGAACTTGTCGAACAGATCATCGCCAGAAGATTGGGGCCGGCCCATCCGCGCGGGATGGCATGGAAAGGGGCCGGAGCCTGGCTGATCTTCTCGCAATCGCGGCAGGTGGACTTCTCGCGCACCGTCTGGATCACCTTCCATTGGCGCGGAATGATCTCGAGGGTTTCTGTGATGTCCTCACCCAGCTTGCGCAGACGGTCGCCGCCACAGCACTGGCAGCTCACGGGACCGGGCACGACGACGCGTTCGCGCGGAAGATCATCGGGGAAAGGCTTCTTCACCGGCCGGCTGCGGGTAAAGCCGGCGACATTGACGGCGGCCGCGGCCGCCATTTCGGCAGCGAGTTCGTCCTCGGTCGCCGCCATCTCCAACTCTGCCAGTTGGAACTCCATCTGATCGATCAGCCGGGCGCGACGCTCTGCCTTCGGGCCATAAAGCTGCCGCTCGAGCTTTTCGATGCGCAGCTTCTGCCGGGCAATGACGGCAAGATCCTCCGACGCCTTGGCCTTGGCAACGGCAAGTTCAGCCTCGATCTGGGCGCCCTTGGCGCGTGCCGCGATGAGCTCTGCCCGCAGGGCAGCAACATCGTCGGGAAGCAAATCAGGGCCGTTGTCCATGTCCGAAGTGAATCACAGAAGCCCTGATTTGCCTAGCGTTTCAAAGAACTTGTCCCGGAATATTCGCCTTCGGACGGCTCACCCGGCGCCAGTCGGCCGCCAGGTCTGCTGCGGATTTCGCCAATCAATCCCCTCCAGCAGATAGGACATCTGACCGGCGGTCAGCGCGATCGCGCCATCCTCCGTCGCCGGCCAGATGAAGCGGCCGCGCTCGAGCCGTTTCGCAAACAGTGATAGGCCCATGCCATCATGCCAAAGGGCTTTTATCAGTCGGCCGCTACGACCGCGAAAGACGAAGACGTCGCCCTTAAACGGATCGCGGCCGAGGCCCTCCTGCACTAGCAGCGCCAGACCCTGCATGCCCTTGCGCATGTCGCAGTGACCGCTCGCGATCCACACCCGCACCCCGGAACTGATCGGGATCATTTGAGCTCATGATCGCGGCCGCCAGCTCGCATGGCGCTGCTGAGCCAATTCTCACCTTCACGCCGTTCGGGAAGTCCACCGCCATCGCCAGTTCGACCGCATCACTGCTGGCAGAGCCAGCAAGCTTGGCTGGCACAAAGGCGGGCTCAGTCTCCTGGACCAAAGACCAAAGCTCGCCGCCGCCAAGTATAGATCAGGCCAGTCGAAACCTCGAAGCGGCGTGCGACTTCAGAAACCACCGCGCCAGGCGCAAAAGCCTCCGCCAGTATCTGCGCCCGATCTTCCAACGACCATCGCCGACGCCGCTCTGGTCCCGTCAGCAAAACTGCATGTCCCATGAATTGCTCAGTGCCCCCTTTAGTCCACTCTGAAGAGCGCAGACTCACGGGATAAGCGGAACTTCGCAAGGCGGTCCCCGCCGGAGGGATACGGAGCCGGTGCCGTTATCGAGATTTCAATAAATCTCTCAATCTAGGCTGAGATTGTACAATCTTCGATTATTCTTATAGAGAATCATCCGGGCCCCCTCGATAGCCTCCTCGAAATCCATGCTGCCGCCCACAACGTAATCAGTAAGTGCCTGAGCCAAATACCGCTTACCCCACCGACCGGCGAGCCAATAAAGCTCAGGAATATGATATGTGTCGCTCGCGAAAAGAATCTTGGAGAGGGGCACAGCCTCCATTACCTGTAAATATCTTTGATACAAGCTCTGATGCACGAACGGTGTCATAATTGACAATTCGAAATAGCAGTTCGGGTATAGATGACTTAGCCAAGCAGCCTTGCCAACCGAAGGGTACCCTGCATGAAGCGGAATAATTTTTGGCATCCGCATCATGTTGTTTTTGTCGAAGCGGCACACTTCTTCGAGAAAAAATGGATCCTGATTTCTTAGTATCACCCACGGCGCCTCTCCGTCCCCCGTGTGGATTTGCATGGGCATATCTCTTTTTAGGCACTCCTCTAGAGTCAAAGTGAAAGTATACCTGCACAGGTCCTTGGTGATTTGTCCGGCCTCTTCTCTGTCCATCTTATCCCGTTGATCAAAGGAGTTTCTCAGCGCAATCCAAGAGGCTTCGGCTGGACCGCGGTCATACAACGGACGAATTAACCCAATTTCCGGAAGAAGATAGGACTTCATCCCGAATGAACGTTTCCCAAAGTTTCCGTTCCCATCCAGTACTTCCAGCAGCCGTTCGACGAAACGTCGTTCGAACTCATCAAATGTGATGTTCATCTGGAATAGCTCATCTTGTATTGTCTCAATTCTGGCTATGCGATGGGATTTGCACGGAAGAATCGCTTCTTCAAAACGCTCAAATTCTTTGGCGCCGCGGCCCTCGCGTACGCCGGTTTCTAGCATAATGTTGGCGATATTTACATCGTGGAAGAGAATATTGATATATGACCAGTAATCTTTGCCGCGTTCATTTCTGGCCTCAATAACGGCTTCAAGCCTGGCTTCGCAACCCAAAAAATGGGCAAGCTCTTTGACCAGCAATTTAACGAAGACGCTTTCACCAATGTCACTAGTTATTCCGGAAACTATTCGTTGTATGTCGTACTTTTGATTGAGGGCGTGTTTGATTTCCTCATCGCCAGTCAGCCACTGCGCATAGACACCGTCTGGAAAGTAACTCGCGATCGGAAAACCCGCTAGAGAGATCCGCTCAAGATACCTCTGTGGAGTTGTGATCGCGTCTCGATCGGTTATGAAATGGCAGTGTGTGTCGTCTATCGGTAATGCATTCACCGCTTCGAAAATCGAAGCGAACTCTGGATGTTGTCTCGAGAAAAACGTCTTTAAGTGTTCCGGAATGTCATCGCGGCGAGTGGGAGTGCTATCAGCGTTCGAAGTTGTTCTCTTCATATACGTGTTCCTCTAGATCGATTTGCAGAGGAGTGGTTTTGGAGTGCACTACGGCTCTCCGTGCCGACCCTGAGCGCGAACTCCCTTTCCAAGTGACGCCCGTATCGCACGCATTTGAATTGCGTGTATGCCACGGCTGTGAAATCCTCGGCGGCCTGTCGCGCGTTTTCGCCCCCTCATACCCTTAGCACGGTCTCGACCAAATTAACCCAGTAGGCAATGCCATAAGGCAAGGCTTCATCGTTGAAGTCGTACGCAGGATTGTGCAGCGCGGGGGTGTTGCCGTTGCCGAGAACGACGTAAGCGCCGGGTCGCGCTTCGAGCATGTAGGCGAAGTCTTCTGCTCCCATTGACGGTCTCATGGACCTGTTTACGGAGGCCGAACCGACGATTCCGGATGCTGCTTTTATCGCTAACTCCGTTTCTTTCGGATGATTGAACATAGTAGGTTCGAGCCGTCGATGCTCGAACACAACTTGAGCGCCAAAGCCGCGAGCGATTCCCTCGGCACCGGCTTTGACTTCGCGCTCTGCGAAGTCTCGGACGGTAGGGGATAGTGTACGAATTGTGCCGGAAATCTGAGCAGACTCGGGAATGATATTGTATGCGTGGCCCACGTTCAATTTTGTAACTGAGATCACTAGAGCCTCAAGCGGGTCAGCTCGCCTAGATACGAGTGTCTGAAGCCCCACAACAACATGCGCAGCGATCACGACGGGATCGATGGTCCGATGGGGGCTGGCGGCGTGACCGCCCTTACCCCTAACATGAATGTCAAACTCATCAAGGGCGGCAGCCACTATGCCCGGAGAGGTCGCAAATCGCCCGATTTCCAGCCCTGGTTCGTTGTGCATTCCGAACACCTGGGAGATCTCGAAACGATCCATGATTCCTTCTTGCACCATCCTTTGCCCACCCCGACCATCCTCTTCCGCAGGTTGAAATATGAGTGCGACAGAGCCTTTGAAGTTTCGCGTAGCCGCTAATTGTTTGGCTGCCCCCAACAGCATGGCCGTATGGCCGTCGTGACCGCAAGCGTGCATTTTGCCGGCGTTCCGCGAAGCCCATGGCTTTCCCGACGTCTCCGTGATTGGCAAGGCGTCCATATCGGCTCTCAAGCCGATAGTCGGGCCAGCGCTGCCTTTGCCGTGGATTAGGGCAACTATTCCGGTTTCAGCAACTTCGGTCTCGATTCGATCGATCCCGAATGACGACAACTTTTCAAGCACGAACCTTGCTGTGTCGTGCAACTGATAATCAAGCTCTGGGATTTGATGGAGGCGTCGGCGCCATTCTGCAGCTTCAGTTTTGATCTGTAAAAGACTTCTATCATCAAGCATAACTGGTCCCCACGCTAGGCTACTTTCGGGTAGGATGGAACGAGGCAATCGCCGCTTCTGTTCTGATGATTGTGAATCAGAAGGGCTCCGACATGGAAGTTAAATCCATTATGCGCGGCTGCACGGCATTCTGCGATAGCGCGGCTTGTGGCGAAAAGAACGCCTTTCGGCTTGTCCAACGCAACGGCTACCGCGAGCGCGGAGACGCGCGCCGGGACCGTGGAACTGTGTATCCCCAAGCTTCGCACCGGCTATTTCCCGAGTTTCCTGGAGCCGCGCCGCATGGCCGAGAGGCTTTGACGGCCGTAATTCAAGAGGCGTACATCCAGGGCGTCTCGACCCGCTCCGTCGACGACCCGGTCAAGGCGATGGGCATGAGCGGTATCTCCACAAAGCCAGGTCAGTCGCCTGTGCGAAGAGATCGACGACAAGGTGAAGGCCTTCCTCGCCCGGCCCATCGAAGGCGATTGGCCATATTGTGGATCGATGGTGCGCCGTAACGGCGCGGGAGGTGACAATGAGTTAGTGACACCTCTCAAACCTGCTGATTTTCAACCGGCGGCTGAGCTGCCGCCCCATCCATGGGAGCAGTGGACGGAAGGGGACCGAGCAGCCTGACCGGGCGTCGCCGGGTGGGTGGCATAACCAGATCGGGCTTAAATGTACCGGATGCGAGCCATTGAGCGCAGGCGGGCTCGCACGGGGTAGAGCTCACCGCCTAAGGGCATCAAGGTTGGAAGTCGGAACACGCGAACTTGGATCGTCTGCCCAGCACGGAAATGGGCTCAGAAGCGGTGCTCCCCGATTCCATTCCTCCCGTCGATCCCGGCTCTGCGCCCGTCGGTCCGAGGCTACACGTCGCCAGGCGAGGCGCAGCGTGCGCAGGTCGGTGACCCAAACGCACATGTCCCGCCACGCGCCGTCGGGATTTGCCTTACTCCACTGCTAGAGTTTGCGTTGAACGCTGAGTGCCCAGGCCTCGGCCTGGTGATCCATGTCCACAGATCGCTTCTCCGTCGTGCAA
Protein-coding regions in this window:
- a CDS encoding amidohydrolase family protein — encoded protein: MSVKQQVDHLIVNGEIFTGERASPHLNNGAIAVNGNRIVAIGDARSLQERYQSESVTDVGGAIVHPGMIDTHVHAISLGLHSLPVSIDKASASKFSYADVKVQTDDESTDALTAAAAVALLRRGYTCFMEAGTVFETDAFAAALQRIGMRGMVSAPFGWDDVSIFESLAPATITKRLMERAPANRAAVIRRLERELTRNADKDALVTGYVCLYGECSATDALTRDASDLARQAGVLFNQHQGFVRQWQEFEHAKYGISGVQRLHRLGALTERTTLSHMNVMSDADAELVVKNRPGITWCPNNALHRAVHPQDHCRLPWLIDRGVCVSLGIDTTMYHPLGTAGMASLLLSASVGHRLDDAEPFYMQTANAARNIGYADELGTLAVGKRADIVVRAVEDITHTALEQAGALLALSSSQIPVDLVMIDGRVVMKDGRLTATDQTELLRSALRQRRRILERAGASAE
- a CDS encoding helix-turn-helix transcriptional regulator, giving the protein MVDANLKAPPSLSSIASAFCLPVEELSNEFRLETGMTFAQYTTERRMKRAMIMLESGAIPLKQVAFEVGYSHSSNFCTAFKRHFGSTPKDVRG
- a CDS encoding plasmid pRiA4b ORF-3 family protein, with the protein product MPASLVRLKVTLDHVEPTVMRRVVVPFRIKLPRLHEVLQAAMGWSNSHLYEFRIRDVGFGPADQDWGDGPLDARKISLLAAIEDIAAKSFKYLYDFGDGWTHSINIERTFPVIGLAEPMLLEATGRCPPEDISGPWGYQEFREALADPTHGRHAELVKWWGSEDYDPDKANFAELNKAVDDVPAKWTRKSCRKI
- the tnpB gene encoding IS66 family insertion sequence element accessory protein TnpB (TnpB, as the term is used for proteins encoded by IS66 family insertion elements, is considered an accessory protein, since TnpC, encoded by a neighboring gene, is a DDE family transposase.), which gives rise to MIPISSGVRVWIASGHCDMRKGMQGLALLVQEGLGRDPFKGDVFVFRGRSGRLIKALWHDGMGLSLFAKRLERGRFIWPATEDGAIALTAGQMSYLLEGIDWRNPQQTWRPTGAG
- a CDS encoding transposase, whose amino-acid sequence is MGHAVLLTGPERRRRWSLEDRAQILAEAFAPGAVVSEVARRFEVSTGLIYTWRRRALVFGPGD
- a CDS encoding amidohydrolase family protein; its protein translation is MKRTTSNADSTPTRRDDIPEHLKTFFSRQHPEFASIFEAVNALPIDDTHCHFITDRDAITTPQRYLERISLAGFPIASYFPDGVYAQWLTGDEEIKHALNQKYDIQRIVSGITSDIGESVFVKLLVKELAHFLGCEARLEAVIEARNERGKDYWSYINILFHDVNIANIMLETGVREGRGAKEFERFEEAILPCKSHRIARIETIQDELFQMNITFDEFERRFVERLLEVLDGNGNFGKRSFGMKSYLLPEIGLIRPLYDRGPAEASWIALRNSFDQRDKMDREEAGQITKDLCRYTFTLTLEECLKRDMPMQIHTGDGEAPWVILRNQDPFFLEEVCRFDKNNMMRMPKIIPLHAGYPSVGKAAWLSHLYPNCYFELSIMTPFVHQSLYQRYLQVMEAVPLSKILFASDTYHIPELYWLAGRWGKRYLAQALTDYVVGGSMDFEEAIEGARMILYKNNRRLYNLSLD
- a CDS encoding M20 aminoacylase family protein, whose translation is MLDDRSLLQIKTEAAEWRRRLHQIPELDYQLHDTARFVLEKLSSFGIDRIETEVAETGIVALIHGKGSAGPTIGLRADMDALPITETSGKPWASRNAGKMHACGHDGHTAMLLGAAKQLAATRNFKGSVALIFQPAEEDGRGGQRMVQEGIMDRFEISQVFGMHNEPGLEIGRFATSPGIVAAALDEFDIHVRGKGGHAASPHRTIDPVVIAAHVVVGLQTLVSRRADPLEALVISVTKLNVGHAYNIIPESAQISGTIRTLSPTVRDFAEREVKAGAEGIARGFGAQVVFEHRRLEPTMFNHPKETELAIKAASGIVGSASVNRSMRPSMGAEDFAYMLEARPGAYVVLGNGNTPALHNPAYDFNDEALPYGIAYWVNLVETVLRV